A window of the Halotia branconii CENA392 genome harbors these coding sequences:
- a CDS encoding ASCH domain-containing protein yields the protein MTNTTIKAISLHQPWASLIPMGLKKYETRSWATSYRGPLLICAAKKTSIQQQQIYASIFYTYQIQLAETDNWLEWDDLSFGCAVALADLTDCIRMTSAFISAQPETEIDCGDWTVDRFAWKLENIRRIMPPIQVTGRQGLFDTEIELPEEKLEAMPAATPKENAL from the coding sequence ATGACTAACACAACCATCAAAGCCATTAGCCTTCATCAGCCCTGGGCTTCTCTTATCCCAATGGGACTGAAGAAATACGAAACTCGCTCCTGGGCTACAAGCTACAGAGGCCCGTTGCTAATCTGTGCCGCCAAAAAGACCAGCATACAACAACAACAGATTTACGCCAGCATTTTCTACACTTACCAGATCCAACTAGCTGAAACTGACAACTGGCTGGAATGGGACGATTTATCTTTCGGGTGTGCAGTTGCCCTGGCTGATTTGACCGACTGCATACGTATGACCTCAGCATTCATTAGCGCGCAACCGGAAACTGAGATTGATTGTGGTGATTGGACTGTTGACAGGTTCGCTTGGAAATTAGAGAACATCAGGCGAATCATGCCTCCGATTCAAGTTACTGGCAGACAGGGGCTATTTGATACCGAAATTGAGTTGCCAGAAGAAAAACTGGAGGCGATGCCTGCGGCAACTCCAAAGGAGAACGCCCTATGA